A genomic window from Pseudomonas cavernicola includes:
- a CDS encoding 3-keto-5-aminohexanoate cleavage protein, whose product MAAKQNKVIVTCAVTGSIHTPSMSPYLPVTAAQIEESAVGAAQAGASIVHLHARDPSNGQPSQDPRLFMEFLPNIRQRSDVVINLTTGGAPNMLVEERLQPALQLKPEVASLNMGSINFGLYPMLERFKDFQHDWERPYLEGSRDRVFRNTFSDIQYILESCAGNGTRFEIECYDIGHLYTAAHFLDRGIVKGPLLIQSVFGLLGGIGSHPEDVLHMKRTADRLFGEDYYWSVLGAGKHQMPLATQSATMGGNVRVGLEDSLWDGPGVLSRSNAEQVKRVVSILHALNLEVATPDETRQMLKLKGADQVGF is encoded by the coding sequence ATGGCTGCCAAGCAAAACAAGGTCATCGTCACCTGTGCTGTGACGGGCTCGATTCATACCCCCTCGATGTCGCCCTACCTGCCGGTCACGGCGGCGCAGATAGAAGAATCCGCTGTTGGCGCGGCGCAGGCCGGCGCATCGATCGTGCACCTGCATGCACGGGATCCGAGCAATGGCCAACCCTCGCAAGATCCGCGGCTGTTCATGGAGTTTCTTCCCAACATCCGCCAACGCTCGGATGTGGTGATCAATCTCACCACCGGCGGTGCGCCGAACATGCTGGTGGAGGAGCGCCTGCAGCCGGCGCTGCAACTCAAGCCTGAGGTGGCATCGCTGAACATGGGCTCGATCAATTTCGGCCTCTATCCCATGCTCGAGCGCTTCAAGGACTTCCAGCACGATTGGGAAAGGCCGTACCTGGAGGGCTCGCGAGACCGGGTGTTCAGAAATACCTTCAGCGACATTCAGTACATCCTGGAGTCCTGCGCGGGCAATGGCACGCGCTTTGAGATCGAATGCTATGACATCGGGCACCTGTACACGGCTGCACACTTCCTGGACCGCGGGATCGTCAAAGGGCCGTTGTTGATCCAGTCGGTGTTTGGCCTGCTCGGTGGCATCGGTTCGCATCCTGAGGATGTACTGCATATGAAGCGCACGGCTGATCGGTTGTTTGGCGAGGACTATTACTGGTCGGTGCTGGGTGCCGGAAAACACCAGATGCCCCTGGCCACCCAGTCGGCAACCATGGGCGGCAATGTGCGTGTCGGTCTTGAGGACTCGCTCTGGGATGGGCCTGGCGTGTTGTCCAGGAGCAATGCCGAGCAGGTCAAGCGTGTGGTGTCGATCCTGCATGCACTGAATCTCGAGGTGGCCACGCCAGATGAGACGCGCCAGATGCTTAAGCTCAAGGGGGCAGACCAGGTAGGGTTCTGA
- a CDS encoding AraC family transcriptional regulator: MTTLIRAAALTNYLKVSQQLRLDPIPLLAEVGLSKAQLQHPEHRVSAEATARLLENSAAVSGCQSFGLSMAESRQLSDLGAVSLLLLHQRSLRDALQVLLHYRHLMNDAVAIHLEEEGGRAIIRQEVLSKSPVACRQSNELAMGVLFRLCAALLDKHWRPISVHFTHLAPANLRLHRRLFGCHLVFGSHFNGIVCPDANLDMSKPLADPAMARNAQRYLVSLQGSEGPSILFEIRKAIYLWLPLGRASIEQIAEVQGMNVRTLQRRLKDEGHVFSVLIRDARRDLALRYLGNSNYPLGRVAELLGFSVATSFTRWFISQFGMSPAAWRKKRQAVVSLR; this comes from the coding sequence ATGACAACGCTCATTCGGGCTGCCGCCCTGACCAACTACCTGAAAGTGAGCCAGCAGCTTAGGCTCGACCCCATCCCCTTGCTGGCCGAAGTCGGCCTGAGCAAAGCACAGCTGCAGCACCCTGAGCACCGCGTCTCGGCCGAGGCGACGGCACGCCTGCTGGAAAACTCGGCCGCCGTCAGCGGTTGCCAGAGCTTCGGCCTGAGCATGGCCGAGTCGCGACAACTCTCGGATCTGGGTGCGGTCAGCCTGTTGCTCCTCCACCAGCGCTCGCTGCGTGATGCCTTGCAGGTGCTGCTACATTACCGTCATCTGATGAACGATGCAGTTGCCATCCACCTGGAAGAGGAGGGCGGCAGGGCGATCATTCGCCAGGAAGTGCTCAGCAAGTCGCCGGTGGCCTGTCGCCAGTCCAATGAGCTGGCCATGGGCGTGCTGTTTCGTTTATGTGCGGCCTTGCTCGATAAGCACTGGCGCCCGATCAGTGTGCATTTCACCCACCTGGCGCCGGCAAACCTGCGACTGCATCGGCGTCTGTTCGGCTGCCACCTGGTATTTGGCAGCCACTTCAATGGCATTGTCTGCCCGGATGCAAACCTGGACATGAGCAAGCCGCTCGCCGACCCGGCGATGGCGCGCAACGCCCAGCGTTACCTCGTCTCGCTGCAGGGCAGTGAAGGGCCGTCGATTCTGTTCGAGATACGCAAGGCCATTTACCTGTGGCTGCCGTTGGGGCGAGCGTCCATCGAGCAGATTGCCGAGGTCCAGGGCATGAACGTGCGGACCCTGCAGCGTCGTCTGAAAGACGAAGGCCATGTTTTCAGCGTCCTGATCCGTGACGCACGCCGCGATCTGGCGCTGCGCTACCTGGGGAATTCGAATTACCCCCTGGGACGAGTCGCCGAGTTGCTGGGCTTCTCCGTGGCGACTTCTTTTACCCGCTGGTTCATCAGCCAATTTGGCATGTCGCCTGCCGCTTGGCGAAAAAAACGCCAGGCTGTTGTGTCGCTGCGGTAA
- a CDS encoding TauD/TfdA dioxygenase family protein: MQVEQLTCTIGAELIGVNLADAIDDDGLFAEIRQQLLKHRVLFLRDQDISHAEHVAFARRFGELEDHPVVGSHPEHPGLVQIHKSPETPVDRYENAWHTDTTWREKPSMGAVLRCLECPPVGGDTMWANMVVAYERLPEDVKAKIDGLRARHSIEASFGAAMPIEKRLALKAQYPDAEHPVVRTHPETGEKVLFVNSFATHFTNFHTPERVRFGQDANPGSADLLRYLISQAAIPEYQVRWRWKPNSVAIWDNRSTQHYAVMDYPPCHRKLNRAGIIGDTPY, encoded by the coding sequence ATGCAAGTCGAACAATTGACCTGCACCATTGGCGCCGAGCTGATCGGCGTCAACCTGGCCGACGCCATCGATGACGATGGGCTGTTCGCCGAGATTCGCCAGCAACTACTCAAGCATCGCGTGCTGTTTTTGCGCGACCAGGACATCAGTCACGCCGAGCATGTGGCGTTTGCCCGACGCTTTGGCGAACTGGAGGATCACCCGGTCGTCGGTAGCCACCCGGAACATCCGGGCCTGGTGCAGATCCACAAGTCGCCCGAGACGCCGGTCGACCGTTACGAGAACGCCTGGCACACCGATACCACCTGGCGCGAGAAACCGTCGATGGGAGCGGTGCTTCGCTGCCTGGAGTGCCCGCCGGTAGGCGGCGACACCATGTGGGCCAACATGGTGGTGGCCTACGAGCGCCTGCCGGAGGATGTGAAAGCCAAGATCGACGGCCTGCGCGCCCGCCACAGCATCGAGGCCAGCTTCGGCGCGGCCATGCCCATCGAAAAGCGCCTGGCGCTCAAGGCCCAGTACCCGGACGCCGAGCATCCGGTGGTGCGCACTCACCCGGAAACGGGTGAGAAGGTGCTGTTCGTCAACAGTTTCGCCACCCACTTCACCAACTTTCACACCCCTGAACGGGTACGTTTCGGCCAGGACGCCAACCCCGGCTCGGCCGACCTGCTGCGCTATTTGATCAGCCAGGCGGCCATCCCCGAGTATCAGGTGCGCTGGCGCTGGAAGCCCAACAGCGTGGCGATCTGGGACAACCGCAGCACCCAGCATTACGCGGTCATGGACTACCCGCCCTGCCACCGCAAGCTGAACCGCGCCGGCATCATCGGGGACACCCCTTACTGA
- a CDS encoding quinone oxidoreductase family protein, with protein MAKAVRFYETGAPEVLRYEDVEVGEPGPGEVLLRHVAVGLNYADTYFRNGTYPIPLPNGMGVEAAGVVQALGEGVTNVAVGDRVTYTGFINTLGAYSTERIIPAAPLIKLPENISCETAAAMTMRGLTSSYLMRRIHDFKAGDTILLHAAAGGVGLIVSQWAKLLGLTVIGTVSTEAKAELARAHGCDHIINYSHEDVAKRARELTDGVGVDVVFDSVGKNTFMGSLDSLKRRGLMVCVGTASGPIDGFNPQLLAMKGSLYLTRPALADYIADPAEKAALSGELFDHVGSGRIKIEINQQYELKDAVQAHRDLESRKTTGSSLFVI; from the coding sequence ATGGCCAAAGCCGTACGCTTTTACGAAACCGGTGCACCCGAAGTCCTGCGCTATGAAGATGTCGAAGTCGGTGAACCCGGTCCGGGGGAAGTACTTCTTCGTCATGTGGCTGTAGGTCTGAATTATGCCGACACCTACTTCCGCAACGGCACCTACCCGATTCCGCTGCCTAACGGCATGGGGGTCGAAGCCGCCGGTGTGGTGCAGGCGCTCGGCGAGGGCGTGACCAACGTCGCGGTCGGCGACCGCGTCACCTACACCGGCTTCATCAACACCCTCGGCGCCTACAGCACCGAGCGCATCATCCCCGCCGCGCCACTGATCAAACTGCCGGAAAACATCAGTTGCGAAACCGCTGCCGCCATGACCATGCGCGGTCTGACGTCGTCCTACCTGATGCGCCGCATCCATGACTTCAAGGCCGGCGACACCATTCTGCTGCACGCTGCCGCCGGCGGTGTCGGGCTTATCGTTTCGCAATGGGCCAAGCTGCTCGGCCTCACCGTGATCGGCACCGTGTCCACCGAGGCCAAGGCCGAACTGGCCCGCGCCCACGGCTGCGACCACATCATCAACTACAGCCATGAGGACGTCGCCAAGCGCGCACGCGAGCTGACCGACGGCGTCGGCGTCGATGTGGTGTTCGACAGCGTCGGCAAGAATACCTTCATGGGCTCGCTGGATTCGCTCAAGCGTCGCGGCCTGATGGTCTGCGTCGGCACCGCCTCGGGCCCCATCGACGGCTTCAACCCGCAACTGCTGGCGATGAAGGGATCGCTATACCTGACCCGTCCGGCGCTGGCCGACTACATCGCCGACCCGGCGGAGAAGGCCGCCCTGTCCGGCGAGCTGTTCGACCACGTCGGCAGCGGGCGGATCAAGATCGAGATCAACCAGCAGTATGAATTGAAAGATGCCGTGCAGGCCCACCGCGACCTGGAGTCGCGCAAGACCACCGGCTCGTCGCTCTTCGTCATCTGA
- a CDS encoding acyl-CoA dehydrogenase C-terminal domain-containing protein: protein MADYKAPLRDMDFVLNEVFDVSQLWAELPALAEVVDVDTAKAILEEAGKVTAGVVAPLNRSGDEEGCSWREGAVQTPAGFPAAYQAYAEGGWVGVGGSPEFGGMGMPKVIGAQVEEMVNSANLSFALYPMLTAGACLALLNHGSEELKAQYLPNLYEGRWAGSMCLTESHAGTDLGIIRTKAEPQADGSYKVSGTKIFITGGEQDLSENIIQLVLAKLPDAPAGPKGISLFLVPKVMVDADGSLGGRNAVACGSIEHKMSIKASATCVMNFDCATGYLVGELNKGLNAMFTMMNYERLGVGIQGLALGERSYQNAVEYARERIQSRAPTGAVARDKAADPIIVHPDVRRMLLTMKALNEGGRAFSSYVALQLDTAKYSEDAVVRKRAEELVALLTPVAKAFLTDMGLETTIHGQQVFGGHGYIREWGQEQLVRDCRITQIYEGTNGIQSLDLMGRKVVASGGSFYRHLSEEINAFIAGADTALAEFTAPLKAAVDNLDELTAHVLDKAQNNPNEIGAASVEYLHTFGYTVYAYLWARMAAVALVKQGEDDFYASKLGTARFYFARILPRIHSLSASVRAGSASLYLLDAEQF from the coding sequence ATGGCTGACTACAAAGCGCCCCTTCGCGACATGGACTTCGTGCTCAACGAAGTTTTCGACGTATCCCAACTGTGGGCCGAGCTGCCGGCGCTGGCCGAGGTCGTCGACGTCGACACCGCCAAGGCCATTCTCGAGGAGGCCGGCAAGGTCACCGCCGGCGTCGTCGCTCCGCTGAACCGCAGCGGCGACGAGGAAGGCTGCTCCTGGCGCGAGGGCGCGGTGCAGACTCCGGCCGGTTTCCCCGCGGCCTACCAGGCCTACGCCGAAGGCGGCTGGGTCGGCGTCGGTGGCTCGCCGGAGTTCGGCGGCATGGGCATGCCCAAGGTGATCGGCGCCCAGGTCGAGGAGATGGTCAATTCGGCCAACCTGTCCTTCGCCCTGTACCCGATGCTGACCGCCGGCGCCTGCCTGGCGCTGCTCAACCACGGCAGCGAGGAGCTCAAGGCCCAGTATCTGCCGAACCTGTACGAAGGCCGCTGGGCCGGCTCCATGTGCCTGACCGAGTCGCACGCCGGTACCGACCTGGGCATCATCCGCACCAAGGCCGAGCCCCAGGCCGACGGCAGCTACAAGGTCAGCGGCACCAAGATCTTCATCACTGGCGGCGAGCAGGACCTGTCCGAGAACATCATCCAGCTGGTGCTGGCCAAGCTGCCGGACGCCCCGGCAGGGCCGAAGGGCATCTCGCTGTTCCTGGTGCCCAAGGTGATGGTCGACGCCGACGGCTCGCTGGGCGGGCGCAACGCGGTTGCCTGCGGCTCCATCGAGCACAAGATGAGCATCAAGGCCTCGGCCACCTGCGTAATGAACTTCGACTGCGCCACCGGCTACCTGGTCGGCGAGCTGAACAAGGGCCTCAACGCCATGTTCACCATGATGAACTACGAGCGTCTGGGCGTCGGCATCCAGGGCCTGGCGCTGGGCGAGCGCTCCTACCAGAACGCCGTCGAGTACGCCCGCGAGCGCATCCAGAGCCGTGCGCCGACCGGCGCGGTGGCCAGGGACAAGGCGGCCGACCCGATCATCGTGCACCCGGACGTGCGCCGCATGCTGCTGACCATGAAGGCGCTGAACGAGGGCGGCCGCGCCTTCTCCAGCTACGTCGCCCTGCAGCTCGACACCGCCAAGTACAGCGAGGACGCCGTCGTCCGCAAGCGCGCCGAGGAACTGGTCGCCCTGCTGACTCCGGTGGCCAAGGCCTTCCTCACGGACATGGGCCTGGAAACCACCATCCACGGCCAGCAGGTGTTCGGCGGCCACGGCTATATCCGCGAGTGGGGCCAGGAGCAACTGGTGCGCGACTGCCGCATCACCCAGATATACGAAGGCACCAACGGCATCCAGTCGCTGGACCTGATGGGCCGCAAGGTGGTCGCCAGCGGCGGCAGCTTCTACCGGCACCTGTCCGAGGAAATCAATGCCTTCATCGCCGGCGCCGATACCGCTCTGGCCGAGTTCACCGCGCCGCTGAAGGCCGCCGTGGACAACCTCGACGAGCTGACCGCCCATGTGCTGGACAAGGCGCAGAACAACCCCAACGAGATCGGCGCTGCGTCGGTCGAGTACCTGCACACCTTCGGCTACACCGTGTACGCCTACCTGTGGGCGCGCATGGCCGCCGTCGCGCTGGTCAAGCAGGGTGAGGACGACTTCTACGCCAGCAAACTGGGTACCGCGCGTTTCTACTTCGCCCGCATCCTGCCGCGCATCCACTCGCTGAGCGCCTCGGTGCGCGCCGGCAGCGCGAGCCTGTACCTGCTCGACGCCGAGCAGTTCTGA
- a CDS encoding fatty acid--CoA ligase: protein MAKTKIIPPAQGAYNYQLLIKRLLLSGVRYQPDQEIVYADKLRYSYRTLNERIQRLANALSAAGVKAGDTVALLDWDSHRSLECFFAVPMLGAVLHTVNVRLSPEQIVYTMNHAEDDIVLVHDDFLPLLEQIHGELNTVKGYVQLTESVAKPTQLPLVGEYEALLAGADSHFEFPDFDENSVATMFYTTGTTGNPKGVYFTHRQLVLHTLNQLGTFAGWDGQPLLRSGDVYMPITPMFHVHAWGVPYTATAMGVKQVYPGRYEPNTLVHLFREEGVSFSHCVPTILQMMLDCEEGKRTDFAGWKMLLGGSALTLGLARQASERGMRVHCGYGMSETCPLLTLTHLRAEDLALPMDEQIPERIKTGVPIPMVDLRIVDGAGNDVPHDGVALGEIVVRTPWLAQGYLKEPEKGAELWEGGWLHTGDMASIDQRGIVEIKDRIKDVIKTGGEWISSLELESLISQHAAVAAVAVVGIPDAQWGERPLALVVCAPGESLDQKTIEVHLQQFVDSGHINKWAIPRQIRFVADIPKTSVGKINKKLIREAVLAEL, encoded by the coding sequence ATGGCGAAGACAAAAATAATTCCGCCTGCGCAAGGTGCCTACAACTACCAACTGCTGATCAAGCGCCTGCTGCTGTCCGGCGTGCGCTACCAGCCGGACCAGGAAATCGTCTACGCCGACAAGCTGCGCTACAGCTACCGCACCCTCAACGAGCGCATCCAGCGCCTGGCCAATGCGCTGAGCGCGGCTGGGGTCAAGGCCGGCGACACCGTGGCGCTGCTCGACTGGGACAGCCACCGCTCGCTGGAGTGCTTCTTCGCCGTACCGATGCTCGGGGCGGTACTGCACACCGTGAACGTGCGCCTGTCGCCGGAGCAGATCGTCTACACCATGAACCATGCCGAGGACGACATTGTCCTGGTGCATGACGACTTCCTGCCGCTGCTGGAGCAGATCCACGGCGAGCTGAACACCGTGAAGGGCTACGTGCAGCTCACCGAGAGCGTCGCCAAGCCGACGCAACTGCCGCTGGTGGGCGAGTACGAGGCGCTGCTGGCCGGCGCCGACAGTCACTTCGAGTTCCCCGATTTCGACGAGAACTCGGTGGCGACCATGTTCTACACCACCGGTACCACCGGCAATCCGAAGGGCGTGTACTTCACCCACCGCCAACTGGTGCTGCACACCCTCAACCAACTGGGCACCTTCGCCGGTTGGGACGGCCAGCCGCTGCTGCGCTCCGGCGACGTGTACATGCCGATCACCCCGATGTTCCACGTGCACGCCTGGGGCGTGCCCTACACGGCCACGGCGATGGGCGTCAAGCAGGTCTATCCCGGCCGCTACGAGCCGAACACGCTGGTTCACCTGTTCCGCGAGGAGGGGGTGAGCTTCTCCCACTGCGTGCCGACCATCCTGCAGATGATGCTGGACTGCGAAGAGGGCAAGCGCACCGACTTCGCCGGCTGGAAGATGCTGCTCGGTGGCAGCGCGCTGACCCTCGGCTTGGCTCGCCAGGCGAGCGAGCGGGGCATGCGGGTGCACTGCGGCTATGGCATGTCCGAGACCTGCCCGCTGCTGACCCTGACCCATCTGCGTGCCGAGGACCTCGCCCTGCCGATGGACGAGCAGATCCCGGAGCGCATCAAGACCGGCGTGCCGATCCCGATGGTCGACCTGCGCATCGTCGACGGCGCCGGCAACGACGTGCCTCATGACGGTGTGGCGCTGGGCGAGATCGTGGTGCGCACCCCCTGGCTGGCCCAGGGCTACCTGAAGGAGCCGGAGAAGGGCGCCGAGCTCTGGGAAGGCGGCTGGCTGCACACCGGCGACATGGCCTCGATCGACCAGCGCGGCATCGTGGAAATCAAGGACCGCATCAAGGACGTGATCAAGACCGGCGGCGAGTGGATCAGCTCGCTGGAGCTGGAGAGCCTGATCAGCCAGCACGCGGCGGTCGCCGCGGTGGCCGTGGTGGGCATTCCCGACGCGCAGTGGGGCGAGCGGCCGCTGGCCCTGGTGGTCTGCGCACCGGGCGAGAGCCTCGACCAGAAGACCATCGAAGTGCACCTGCAGCAGTTCGTCGATAGCGGGCACATCAACAAGTGGGCGATTCCGCGGCAGATCCGCTTCGTCGCCGACATTCCCAAGACCAGCGTTGGCAAGATCAACAAGAAGCTGATCCGAGAAGCCGTGCTGGCTGAGCTTTAA